The Urocitellus parryii isolate mUroPar1 chromosome 13, mUroPar1.hap1, whole genome shotgun sequence genome has a window encoding:
- the LOC113176149 gene encoding uncharacterized protein LOC113176149 isoform X1, whose product MLSQEPQKMNTSQASVSFKDVTVELSPEEWQHMGPAQRTLYREVMLENYSHLVSVGFCFTKPELIFTLEQGEDPWSLEKEKGFLNWSSPEDSQPDKVSEKSPENQGKRLWQVLFTNRSLTTEQEIPEKPCNLEINIFPARMMPYQCIASGPTYPSLSLLASRCQYSRGKTCELNLYERWLLSIKGHTANLGEESFVSSKNVRALHCKEEVIQPQTIQNFGQDFQYKERGKTLLEKAALITSPVVHQKVKSYKFSTFGENQGDRSTFFISQSIHPKDKSHNELNESRNSFSRTTQRTDTGGKPFGHKSHMRGQQRIHFEVKHFEFEKNFSHNLPPRVHQRTHTTDKPAELNTCAETLSCQPTFNEHPGTHVRVKPCECDACGKSCSPDLCLIRPQKSQSGERPYGCPDCGKAFSEKARLRRHQRTHTGEKPYKCDACEKSFSAKSGLRIHQRTHTGEKPFECRECGKSFNYKSILMVHQRTHTGEKPFDCSECGRSFSHMSGLRNHRRTHTGERPYRCDECGKAFKLKSGLRKHHRTHTGEKPYRCNQCGKAFGQKSQLRGHNRIHTGEKPYTCSHCGEAFSQKSNLRVHHRTHTGEKPYKCEECGKTFRQKSNLRGHQRTHTGEKPYDCNECGRAFSEKSVLRKHQRTHTGEKPYTCTQCGEAFSQKSNLRVHQRTHTGEKPYKCDECGKTFSQKSSLREHQKAHAGLNVGM is encoded by the exons GGTTCTGCTTTACCAAACCAGAACTGATCTTCACATTGGAACAAGGAGAAGACCCGTGGTcattagagaaagagaaagggttcCTAAACTGGAGCTCCCCGG aagaCTCACAACCTGATAAAGTCTCAGAAAAGAGCCCAGAAAATCAAGGCAAACGTTTGTGGCAAGTTTTGTTCACCAACAGATCATTGACTACAGAGCAAGAAATTCCAGAGAAACCATGTAacctggaaataaatattttccctgCAAGAATGATGCCTTATCAGTGTATTGCTTCTGGGCCTACTTACCCGAGCCTCAGCCTTTTGGCCTCACGCTGTCAGTATTCAAGAGGAAAGACTTGTGAGCTTAACTTGTATGAGAGGTGGCTCCTCAGTATTAAGGGTCACACAGCTAATCTTGGAGAGGAGTCTTTTGTTAGCAGTAAGAATGTGAGAGCTCTTCACTGTAAGGAGGAAGTTATTCAGCCTCAGACAATTCAGAATTTCGGGCAGGATTTTCAATATAAAGAACGAGGTAAAACTTTACTTGAAAAGGCTGCCCTCATTACTTCTCCTGTGGTCCACCAAAAGGTGAAATCGTATAAATTCAGTACGTTTGGAGAAAACCAAGGCGACAGATCCACCTTTTTCATCTCCCAGAGCATTCATCCAAAGGACAAGAGTCACAATGAGCTTAATGAAAGCAGGAATAGTTTCAGTAGGACCACCCAAAGGACTGACACAGGAGGAAAACCCTTTGGCCACAAATCCCACATGAGAGGACAGCAGAGAATTCACTTTGAGGTGAAGCactttgaatttgaaaaaaatttcagccACAATTTACCCCCGCGAGTACATCAGAGAACCCACACAACAGATAAACCCGCTGAGCTTAACACGTGTGCAGAAACATTAAGCTGCCAACCAACTTTTAATGAGCATCCAGGAACCCACGTAAGGGTGAAACCCTGCGAGTGTGATGCATGTGGGAAATCCTGCTCTCCGGATTTATGCCTGATTCGGCCTCAGAAAAGTCAGAGTGGGGAGAGACCTTATGGATGTCCTGACTGTGGGAAAGCTTTCAGTGAGAAGGCACGCCTAAGGAGACATCAGAgaactcacacaggagagaagccctacaaatgtgacgCATGTGAGAAGTCTTTCAGTGCAAAGTCAGGCCTCAGAATCCATCAAAGAACCCACACAGGGGAGAAACCCTTCGAATGCCGTGAGTGTGGGAAGTCCTTCAACTATAAGTCAATCCTCATGGTACACCAGAGAACGCACACGGGAGAGAAACCCTTCGACTGCAGTGAATGTGGCAGATCTTTCAGCCACATGTCAGGCCTTAGGAACCACCGGAGAACTCATACAGGGGAGAGACCCTATCGATGTGATGAGTGTGGGAAAGCTTTCAAACTGAAGTCAGGCCTAAGAAAGCACCACCGAACACACACAGGGGAGAAGCCCTACAGATGCAATCAGTGCGGAAAAGCTTTCGGACAGAAATCACAGCTTAGAGGGCACAACAGGATTCACACAGGGGAGAAACCCTACACCTGCAGTCACTGCGGGGAAGCGTTCAGTCAGAAGTCAAACCTCAGAGTACATCACAGaactcatactggggagaaacCCTATAAATGTGAGGAATGTGGGAAAACCTTCAGGCAGAAATCCAATCTCCGAGGACACCAGAGAACTCACAccggggagaagccctatgactGTAATGAATGTGGAAGAGCTTTCAGTGAGAAGTCAGTCCTGAGAAAGCACCAGCGGACTCACACGGGGGAGAAACCCTACACCTGTACTCAGTGTGGGGAAGCCTTCAGCCAGAAATCAAATCTCAGAGTACACCAGAgaactcacacaggagagaaaccttaCAAATGTGATGAATGTGGGAAGACTTTCAGCCAGAAATCAAGCCTCAGAGAACATCAGAAAGCCCATGCAGGATTGAATGTAGGAATGTAA
- the LOC113176149 gene encoding uncharacterized protein LOC113176149 isoform X2, producing MMPYQCIASGPTYPSLSLLASRCQYSRGKTCELNLYERWLLSIKGHTANLGEESFVSSKNVRALHCKEEVIQPQTIQNFGQDFQYKERGKTLLEKAALITSPVVHQKVKSYKFSTFGENQGDRSTFFISQSIHPKDKSHNELNESRNSFSRTTQRTDTGGKPFGHKSHMRGQQRIHFEVKHFEFEKNFSHNLPPRVHQRTHTTDKPAELNTCAETLSCQPTFNEHPGTHVRVKPCECDACGKSCSPDLCLIRPQKSQSGERPYGCPDCGKAFSEKARLRRHQRTHTGEKPYKCDACEKSFSAKSGLRIHQRTHTGEKPFECRECGKSFNYKSILMVHQRTHTGEKPFDCSECGRSFSHMSGLRNHRRTHTGERPYRCDECGKAFKLKSGLRKHHRTHTGEKPYRCNQCGKAFGQKSQLRGHNRIHTGEKPYTCSHCGEAFSQKSNLRVHHRTHTGEKPYKCEECGKTFRQKSNLRGHQRTHTGEKPYDCNECGRAFSEKSVLRKHQRTHTGEKPYTCTQCGEAFSQKSNLRVHQRTHTGEKPYKCDECGKTFSQKSSLREHQKAHAGLNVGM from the coding sequence ATGATGCCTTATCAGTGTATTGCTTCTGGGCCTACTTACCCGAGCCTCAGCCTTTTGGCCTCACGCTGTCAGTATTCAAGAGGAAAGACTTGTGAGCTTAACTTGTATGAGAGGTGGCTCCTCAGTATTAAGGGTCACACAGCTAATCTTGGAGAGGAGTCTTTTGTTAGCAGTAAGAATGTGAGAGCTCTTCACTGTAAGGAGGAAGTTATTCAGCCTCAGACAATTCAGAATTTCGGGCAGGATTTTCAATATAAAGAACGAGGTAAAACTTTACTTGAAAAGGCTGCCCTCATTACTTCTCCTGTGGTCCACCAAAAGGTGAAATCGTATAAATTCAGTACGTTTGGAGAAAACCAAGGCGACAGATCCACCTTTTTCATCTCCCAGAGCATTCATCCAAAGGACAAGAGTCACAATGAGCTTAATGAAAGCAGGAATAGTTTCAGTAGGACCACCCAAAGGACTGACACAGGAGGAAAACCCTTTGGCCACAAATCCCACATGAGAGGACAGCAGAGAATTCACTTTGAGGTGAAGCactttgaatttgaaaaaaatttcagccACAATTTACCCCCGCGAGTACATCAGAGAACCCACACAACAGATAAACCCGCTGAGCTTAACACGTGTGCAGAAACATTAAGCTGCCAACCAACTTTTAATGAGCATCCAGGAACCCACGTAAGGGTGAAACCCTGCGAGTGTGATGCATGTGGGAAATCCTGCTCTCCGGATTTATGCCTGATTCGGCCTCAGAAAAGTCAGAGTGGGGAGAGACCTTATGGATGTCCTGACTGTGGGAAAGCTTTCAGTGAGAAGGCACGCCTAAGGAGACATCAGAgaactcacacaggagagaagccctacaaatgtgacgCATGTGAGAAGTCTTTCAGTGCAAAGTCAGGCCTCAGAATCCATCAAAGAACCCACACAGGGGAGAAACCCTTCGAATGCCGTGAGTGTGGGAAGTCCTTCAACTATAAGTCAATCCTCATGGTACACCAGAGAACGCACACGGGAGAGAAACCCTTCGACTGCAGTGAATGTGGCAGATCTTTCAGCCACATGTCAGGCCTTAGGAACCACCGGAGAACTCATACAGGGGAGAGACCCTATCGATGTGATGAGTGTGGGAAAGCTTTCAAACTGAAGTCAGGCCTAAGAAAGCACCACCGAACACACACAGGGGAGAAGCCCTACAGATGCAATCAGTGCGGAAAAGCTTTCGGACAGAAATCACAGCTTAGAGGGCACAACAGGATTCACACAGGGGAGAAACCCTACACCTGCAGTCACTGCGGGGAAGCGTTCAGTCAGAAGTCAAACCTCAGAGTACATCACAGaactcatactggggagaaacCCTATAAATGTGAGGAATGTGGGAAAACCTTCAGGCAGAAATCCAATCTCCGAGGACACCAGAGAACTCACAccggggagaagccctatgactGTAATGAATGTGGAAGAGCTTTCAGTGAGAAGTCAGTCCTGAGAAAGCACCAGCGGACTCACACGGGGGAGAAACCCTACACCTGTACTCAGTGTGGGGAAGCCTTCAGCCAGAAATCAAATCTCAGAGTACACCAGAgaactcacacaggagagaaaccttaCAAATGTGATGAATGTGGGAAGACTTTCAGCCAGAAATCAAGCCTCAGAGAACATCAGAAAGCCCATGCAGGATTGAATGTAGGAATGTAA